The following proteins come from a genomic window of Alicyclobacillus dauci:
- a CDS encoding ArsR/SmtB family transcription factor: METGHVEAVLAALADPTRRQLLDVLATRGEATATLLATHIPVSRQAIVKHLTILSKAGLVSRGRTGREMRYSVYPEQLNGTARWMADLAAEWDKRLASIKRLAEMNDESVRPG; encoded by the coding sequence ATGGAGACTGGGCACGTCGAGGCGGTGTTGGCAGCCCTCGCGGACCCCACGCGTCGGCAGTTACTCGATGTACTCGCGACACGTGGAGAAGCCACAGCGACGCTGTTGGCGACTCACATACCGGTATCCCGCCAAGCTATCGTCAAACATCTAACCATTCTCAGCAAGGCTGGACTTGTCTCTCGCGGTCGCACCGGGCGCGAAATGCGTTATTCAGTGTACCCGGAACAACTGAACGGCACGGCCCGTTGGATGGCAGATCTAGCAGCAGAGTGGGATAAGCGCCTGGCATCAATCAAGCGTCTCGCCGAGATGAACGACGAATCCGTACGGCCCGGGTAG
- a CDS encoding MFS transporter, translating into MERRREKNPVEDAEFSSFHARLTIYSSGGPFLDGYILSIIAIALTQITPQLHLNATWSGLVGASALIGIFIGGFLGYVTDKVGRQLMYTIDFILLIAASIAQFWIQTGWELFIIRLILGISIGADYPIATSLLAEFSPKKHRGIMLGVTLVAYYIGSTVAYIVGQLMLNIGPDAWRWMLASSAIPAIILVLLRLGTPESPRWLLQKGKRAEAEKVLKQVYGSSASLDDIIVPSAGEAETSYLKLFSPGYLKRTLYVGLFYMAAVAPLFAMLTFGPEMLTSYHLFEGASGYGAAIISFLFLIGCIPALFLVNKLGRRPMIILSFAGMTVGILLLGLFPNGPVSIILFGFVVYAIFSGGPNVMEWLAPNELFPTEVRGTAVGITTSISRFGAVFGTYLFPWGLQKFGIGPTMLVGAAVTFAGLLVCIALAPETTNKTLNAASNVRRDGFSGKHRAHS; encoded by the coding sequence ATGGAGAGAAGAAGGGAGAAAAATCCCGTTGAAGACGCAGAGTTCAGTTCGTTTCATGCACGGCTAACCATTTATTCGTCTGGTGGTCCATTTTTAGACGGTTATATCCTAAGTATTATCGCCATCGCGTTAACACAAATTACACCACAGTTGCACCTCAATGCGACATGGAGCGGTTTGGTTGGTGCATCAGCCCTAATCGGGATTTTTATCGGTGGTTTTTTGGGCTATGTGACCGACAAAGTCGGACGGCAGCTCATGTACACAATCGATTTCATTCTGCTTATAGCTGCTTCCATAGCGCAGTTTTGGATCCAAACAGGTTGGGAACTGTTTATTATTCGGCTGATCTTGGGTATCTCAATTGGCGCTGATTATCCCATTGCAACATCCCTCTTGGCCGAGTTCTCGCCGAAAAAACACCGGGGTATCATGCTGGGCGTGACTCTGGTTGCATATTACATCGGTTCCACGGTGGCGTATATCGTAGGGCAGCTGATGTTGAATATTGGTCCGGATGCATGGCGCTGGATGCTGGCAAGCAGTGCTATTCCGGCCATCATTCTCGTGCTCTTGAGATTGGGCACGCCGGAGTCTCCGCGCTGGCTGCTCCAAAAAGGCAAACGGGCCGAAGCGGAAAAAGTGCTCAAACAAGTTTATGGATCGAGTGCATCGCTTGACGATATCATCGTCCCGAGTGCTGGTGAGGCTGAAACCAGCTACCTTAAACTGTTTTCTCCAGGTTACCTCAAGAGGACGTTGTACGTCGGTTTGTTCTATATGGCTGCCGTTGCACCGTTATTTGCGATGCTGACATTTGGCCCAGAGATGCTTACCTCATACCATTTATTTGAAGGTGCATCGGGCTACGGCGCGGCTATTATCAGTTTCCTGTTCCTCATTGGCTGTATCCCAGCTCTCTTCTTGGTAAACAAGTTGGGTCGACGGCCCATGATCATTCTGTCCTTCGCGGGCATGACAGTCGGCATCCTGCTGTTAGGGCTTTTCCCAAACGGGCCTGTGAGTATCATCCTCTTTGGGTTTGTGGTCTACGCGATATTCTCTGGGGGACCGAATGTCATGGAGTGGCTGGCACCAAATGAGTTGTTTCCCACGGAAGTGCGCGGAACAGCCGTTGGTATTACAACAAGTATTAGCCGCTTCGGTGCTGTTTTTGGCACGTACTTATTCCCTTGGGGCTTACAGAAGTTCGGTATCGGACCGACCATGTTAGTGGGTGCGGCAGTCACATTTGCCGGTTTGCTGGTCTGTATTGCACTGGCTCCTGAAACGACAAACAAGACACTCAATGCTGCCAGCAACGTTCGTCGGGACGGCTTTTCCGGGAAACACAGAGCCCATTCATGA
- a CDS encoding potassium/proton antiporter, which translates to MNTITLVIAVVLLCGILLARANRRFGFPALISFVAVGAIFAAIDPSVLETVTPTVAKDLSYIALAFILYEGGLHTSLRRIRRTWAPALSLATVGVLVSAAIMTAMAYYLLHLSIVAAALFGVAASSTDAASVFSVLGGTSLRRRLVDVLEVESGTNDPMAFFLTTILIQWHEQGLGPVGHATWYVLGLFILEMGLGLVVGALVGIVGSFVNRRIQLDTGGLYPALSLGFALLSFALAQTLGGSGFLAVYVTSVVIASRKMEHRYSIIRFHEGLAWTMHILMFVVLGFFLLPRDLWYVSLPGVGLAIGALILARPAAVWMSTIGMGFTRKEKLFIAWAGLRGAAPIVLILSAVESQIPGYIVLIQVIFFLVIASTLVQGLTVHRFAEQLDLVEPTPSEDVLELISIARENAVILPVEIAPDSSLVDKRMVEIKFPENTLCYGIVRGEQVVVPRGGTRLRAGDHLLVLSDNRHIPNLRTLFKSEQVGSPAMLP; encoded by the coding sequence ATGAACACCATCACCTTGGTTATTGCAGTGGTCCTTTTATGCGGAATTTTACTAGCTCGGGCCAACAGGAGATTTGGGTTTCCTGCTCTCATCAGTTTTGTCGCCGTCGGTGCCATATTTGCCGCCATTGACCCGAGTGTTCTGGAAACCGTCACGCCGACTGTCGCGAAGGATTTAAGTTACATTGCCTTGGCGTTTATTCTCTACGAGGGTGGACTGCACACGTCCTTGCGACGGATACGCCGTACGTGGGCACCTGCTTTATCCCTGGCGACTGTCGGCGTACTCGTCTCTGCAGCCATCATGACTGCAATGGCATATTATCTGCTTCATTTATCGATAGTTGCAGCCGCTCTGTTTGGTGTTGCCGCGAGTTCGACCGACGCGGCATCTGTCTTCAGCGTTCTCGGCGGGACGTCGTTGCGCCGGCGCCTAGTCGATGTGCTGGAGGTCGAATCCGGGACAAACGATCCGATGGCCTTTTTCCTCACGACCATCCTCATTCAGTGGCATGAACAAGGGCTGGGTCCAGTCGGACATGCGACGTGGTACGTTCTCGGCCTCTTTATCTTGGAGATGGGCCTAGGGCTTGTGGTTGGAGCGTTGGTCGGGATTGTCGGATCGTTTGTCAATCGCCGCATACAGTTGGACACGGGCGGTCTCTACCCGGCATTGTCTCTAGGTTTCGCATTGCTCTCCTTTGCATTGGCCCAGACACTAGGGGGCAGTGGCTTTCTTGCGGTGTACGTCACGTCCGTCGTCATAGCAAGTCGGAAGATGGAACATCGCTATAGTATCATCCGGTTTCACGAAGGACTCGCTTGGACGATGCACATCTTGATGTTCGTGGTGCTTGGCTTCTTCCTTCTGCCCCGCGATTTGTGGTACGTTTCGCTGCCTGGTGTGGGCCTTGCCATCGGGGCATTGATACTCGCACGTCCTGCGGCGGTCTGGATGTCGACCATTGGCATGGGATTCACTCGTAAAGAAAAACTGTTCATCGCATGGGCTGGTCTTCGCGGAGCGGCGCCAATTGTCCTCATCCTGTCGGCCGTCGAATCGCAAATTCCCGGCTACATCGTGCTCATCCAAGTGATTTTCTTTCTTGTTATCGCGTCGACGTTGGTACAGGGGCTCACCGTTCATCGCTTCGCAGAACAACTCGATCTCGTCGAGCCCACCCCCTCAGAAGACGTGCTGGAACTCATCTCGATCGCCCGTGAGAACGCGGTGATTTTGCCGGTCGAGATCGCACCGGATTCGTCGCTTGTCGACAAGCGAATGGTTGAGATCAAATTCCCGGAGAACACGTTGTGTTACGGGATCGTTCGGGGGGAGCAGGTTGTTGTTCCGCGGGGAGGCACCAGGTTGCGCGCGGGCGATCACCTGTTGGTCCTCTCGGACAATCGGCACATTCCGAACCTGCGGACGCTGTTTAAAAGTGAACAGGTGGGGAGTCCGGCGATGTTGCCATAA
- a CDS encoding FAD-dependent monooxygenase has translation MVGKRGRLAILGTGIGGLATAMGCRALGIPYTLFDPATDPLQGGAALTLWPHALRALLCLAGRSRLPDWMEPIQAGDVRTARGCAVYELPLEWMERRYGLRPSCVRRVDLSTWMWQELGSPSILRLAAEEAVHVNHGGSVAVRFSDNSTRLFDGVVAADGIHSRIRSQYVGDEPRSTGYTAWRGIARSLGSTNPLRMREYWGPGSRFGYAYIDASSVYWFATVNHSLFSSRRIPTWEDAQHCLLRLPSEVGDMIQHTLVTDVLQHPVQDFAPGAPLVLGRIAFVGDAGHAITPNLGLGACLALEDAVTFMSVLRQARTYDTAFQHYARSRRHRVALIARATRLLGDVTQLENAALNWVRNKAIRCTPTTISLPVWRLLLGEPIRCLEDGVKGIS, from the coding sequence GTGGTGGGGAAGCGCGGGCGCTTGGCCATCTTGGGTACCGGTATTGGGGGATTGGCGACTGCGATGGGATGTCGGGCCCTCGGGATCCCCTACACCCTGTTCGATCCCGCCACCGACCCTCTCCAAGGCGGCGCTGCTCTGACACTGTGGCCGCATGCGCTACGGGCACTTCTTTGCCTCGCGGGCCGATCTCGGTTACCGGATTGGATGGAGCCAATCCAAGCGGGAGACGTTAGGACCGCACGAGGGTGCGCCGTCTATGAACTTCCGTTAGAATGGATGGAGAGGCGCTATGGATTGAGGCCGTCCTGTGTTCGCAGGGTGGATCTGTCCACGTGGATGTGGCAGGAACTGGGTTCCCCGTCCATTTTACGTCTGGCGGCTGAAGAGGCAGTCCATGTGAACCATGGGGGTAGCGTCGCAGTTCGCTTTTCCGACAACAGCACACGCCTGTTTGACGGTGTCGTCGCTGCCGACGGTATCCACTCGCGAATACGCAGTCAGTATGTTGGAGACGAGCCTCGCTCGACGGGTTACACGGCTTGGAGAGGCATTGCCCGCAGTTTGGGATCGACAAATCCACTTCGGATGCGCGAATATTGGGGACCCGGCAGTCGATTTGGGTACGCGTACATTGACGCCTCGTCTGTGTATTGGTTTGCCACGGTCAACCATTCACTTTTTTCCTCGCGTCGAATCCCCACTTGGGAAGACGCTCAACATTGTCTGCTGCGCTTACCGAGTGAAGTTGGCGACATGATTCAGCACACGCTCGTGACTGACGTTTTGCAGCACCCCGTACAAGATTTCGCACCTGGTGCGCCGTTGGTCCTTGGACGCATTGCATTCGTTGGAGACGCCGGGCACGCCATCACGCCAAATCTAGGTCTTGGCGCATGCTTAGCGCTCGAAGATGCCGTGACGTTCATGTCAGTCCTTCGGCAAGCTCGTACATACGACACTGCTTTTCAACACTATGCCCGATCACGCCGTCACCGCGTCGCATTAATCGCACGAGCAACACGACTCCTCGGAGATGTCACACAGTTGGAAAATGCCGCGCTGAACTGGGTCAGGAATAAGGCCATTCGCTGTACGCCAACCACCATCAGTCTTCCCGTCTGGAGATTGCTGCTTGGGGAGCCGATCCGCTGTTTGGAGGATGGGGTCAAGGGGATAAGCTGA
- a CDS encoding MarR family winged helix-turn-helix transcriptional regulator: protein MQPEVTDYAGCVIAVDDILEQIEQEVAIFARRMEFARVTSDSNEDLDRSGYLLLTSLQRRGKMTIGTLAEVFQLDISTVSRQVTPLIKHGYVLRETSDEDKRVSVLSITDEGEQKLSRVRASRRELYGRLLNDWSGEERAQFLQLLRRLNERIRSRQRDRKEKR, encoded by the coding sequence ATGCAACCCGAAGTGACAGATTATGCGGGGTGTGTCATAGCAGTGGACGACATATTGGAACAAATTGAACAGGAAGTCGCTATCTTTGCTCGGCGGATGGAATTTGCGCGGGTTACGAGTGACAGCAATGAGGACCTGGATCGATCCGGTTATCTTCTCCTCACCTCATTACAACGACGAGGCAAGATGACCATCGGCACCTTGGCAGAGGTATTTCAATTGGACATATCAACAGTGAGCCGTCAGGTGACACCACTGATTAAACATGGGTATGTCCTGCGGGAAACATCTGATGAGGACAAGCGAGTTAGTGTGCTGAGCATCACGGACGAGGGGGAGCAAAAGCTCAGCCGCGTCCGCGCGTCGCGGCGTGAACTGTACGGAAGACTGCTCAACGATTGGTCAGGGGAGGAACGTGCGCAGTTCCTGCAATTGCTGCGGCGTCTGAATGAGCGGATACGGAGTCGGCAACGTGATCGAAAGGAGAAGAGGTAG
- a CDS encoding IS110 family RNA-guided transposase, translating into MDAVYERCCGLDVHKKTVVACVLTPEAKEIRTFSTMTEDLLEMVDWLGQHECTHVAMESTASFWKPIYNLLESADCQVLVVNAKHMKNVPGRKTDVKDAEWIAGLLRHGLLQASYIPNREQRELRELIRYRRSLIDERAREVNRVQKVLEGANIKLSAVASNTLGKSGRAMLEAMIHGEEDPEVLSGLAKGRMKAKKADLHKALNGLMGSHQRMMLAAQLRHIDYLDEEIARLDEEVKERMLPFEEDLELVDTIPGVGRRTAEQILAEIGTDMTQFPSAAHLCSWAGLAPGNNESAGKRKSGKTRKGNQKLRAALVEAARAAARTKQTYLSAQYHRIAARRGKNRAAVAVAHSILTIVYYVLQRRQPYIELGPTYYEARKKDAVVKQAIRKLQSLGLEVTVKPVA; encoded by the coding sequence ATGGATGCCGTATACGAACGTTGTTGCGGCCTCGATGTGCACAAGAAGACGGTGGTCGCCTGTGTGCTGACGCCGGAGGCCAAGGAGATTCGCACGTTCTCCACGATGACGGAGGATCTCCTGGAGATGGTTGACTGGTTAGGACAACATGAATGCACGCATGTTGCTATGGAAAGCACAGCTTCATTCTGGAAGCCAATCTACAACCTTCTGGAGTCGGCGGACTGTCAAGTGCTTGTGGTGAACGCCAAGCACATGAAGAACGTTCCGGGCCGTAAGACCGATGTGAAGGATGCCGAATGGATCGCCGGATTGCTCCGCCACGGGCTGTTGCAAGCCAGTTACATCCCCAACCGTGAACAACGGGAACTACGAGAACTCATTCGCTACCGCCGAAGTCTCATTGACGAGCGGGCAAGAGAGGTGAATCGGGTTCAAAAGGTGTTGGAAGGTGCCAACATCAAGCTTTCTGCAGTGGCCAGCAATACACTTGGCAAATCTGGGCGGGCGATGTTGGAAGCAATGATCCACGGAGAAGAAGACCCGGAGGTATTGTCAGGGTTAGCCAAAGGCCGGATGAAGGCGAAGAAGGCCGATTTGCACAAGGCACTGAATGGGCTTATGGGCTCCCACCAACGAATGATGCTGGCAGCCCAATTACGTCACATCGATTACTTGGATGAAGAGATTGCCCGGCTGGATGAAGAAGTCAAGGAGCGCATGCTCCCTTTTGAAGAAGACCTGGAGCTAGTGGACACCATCCCCGGTGTCGGTCGACGAACAGCAGAACAAATTCTGGCTGAAATTGGGACAGACATGACCCAATTTCCGTCTGCTGCCCATTTATGCTCTTGGGCAGGACTGGCTCCAGGGAACAATGAAAGCGCCGGGAAACGAAAGTCGGGGAAAACACGCAAAGGGAATCAAAAACTCAGAGCAGCGCTGGTGGAAGCAGCACGCGCAGCGGCGAGAACGAAGCAGACTTATCTCTCTGCCCAGTACCATCGAATTGCAGCTCGAAGAGGCAAAAACCGTGCAGCAGTTGCAGTGGCCCACAGCATCTTAACCATCGTGTATTACGTGTTACAGCGACGTCAGCCTTATATTGAACTCGGCCCAACATATTACGAAGCACGCAAGAAAGACGCAGTCGTAAAGCAGGCGATCCGGAAGTTGCAATCACTCGGGTTGGAGGTCACCGTAAAACCTGTTGCATAA
- a CDS encoding CcdC protein domain-containing protein yields MYIVPILVLVALIVWRRLSATRKPVKGNGLRMILPLLFLLFGFASFLNPGVQLSALEIIIPLMVGIVFSIPLIITTNYEIREDGLIYARKSMAFVVCLLVILALRIALRELLHGYNSSTMTMMYFLVAFGYLVPWRIASFMKFRKVLNGRGADDEPAAAI; encoded by the coding sequence ATGTACATCGTTCCAATTCTCGTCTTGGTCGCGCTCATTGTGTGGAGAAGGCTGTCGGCAACCCGGAAACCAGTCAAGGGGAATGGGCTCCGAATGATTTTACCGCTTCTGTTTCTTCTGTTTGGCTTTGCATCGTTCTTGAATCCTGGTGTGCAACTGAGTGCCCTGGAAATCATTATTCCACTTATGGTGGGCATCGTCTTCTCGATCCCGCTCATCATCACGACGAATTATGAAATTCGCGAAGACGGTCTGATTTACGCAAGGAAGAGCATGGCGTTTGTCGTCTGCTTACTGGTCATCTTGGCTTTGCGTATCGCCCTGCGAGAATTATTGCATGGGTACAATTCGTCAACAATGACGATGATGTACTTCCTTGTGGCGTTTGGGTATTTGGTGCCGTGGCGGATCGCGAGCTTTATGAAGTTCCGGAAGGTGTTAAACGGCAGAGGTGCGGATGATGAACCGGCCGCCGCAATCTGA
- the rnz gene encoding ribonuclease Z: MDLYFLGTGAGLPSKRRNVTSIALRLHDERGTFWLIDCGEATQHKILSSPLSLSKLEHIFITHLHGDHIFGLPGLLGSRGFQAGEKPLVIYGPRGLEQFVETTIRLSETHLPYRLWVSVIDGGVIFDDEQMTVTCRQLNHGIPSYGYRFEEKPKRGKLRQTLLQEQGIPAGPIYGKLKEGHDVALDDGRVLRSADYLAPPTPGRVVTILGDTRPCDSAEELAEGADVLVHEATYAASEWERAQNHHHSTATDAARTAANAGVKQLVLTHVSARYDEEGEAKLLADAQAIFPATTLAHDHLIINVPRLPG, encoded by the coding sequence ATGGATCTTTATTTTTTGGGTACCGGGGCAGGTTTGCCCTCAAAGCGCCGCAACGTCACGTCCATTGCCCTTCGGTTGCATGATGAGCGAGGCACGTTTTGGTTGATAGATTGTGGTGAAGCAACACAACACAAAATCCTTTCCTCACCGCTGAGCCTGTCAAAGCTGGAGCACATATTTATCACCCATTTACATGGTGACCACATCTTCGGCCTCCCCGGCCTTCTGGGAAGCCGAGGGTTTCAAGCAGGTGAGAAACCTTTGGTGATATATGGGCCTCGCGGGCTGGAGCAGTTTGTGGAAACAACCATCCGTTTAAGTGAGACGCACTTGCCGTATCGATTGTGGGTAAGTGTCATAGACGGAGGCGTGATATTTGACGATGAACAGATGACGGTGACCTGTCGGCAACTGAATCACGGGATTCCGTCGTACGGTTACCGATTTGAGGAAAAGCCGAAAAGAGGCAAGCTGCGACAGACGCTGCTTCAGGAACAGGGGATACCTGCCGGACCCATCTATGGCAAGTTAAAGGAGGGCCACGACGTGGCATTGGATGACGGCCGGGTCCTGCGGTCAGCTGACTACCTGGCCCCGCCTACCCCAGGCCGCGTGGTGACCATACTCGGAGACACACGACCCTGCGACAGTGCTGAGGAACTCGCAGAGGGTGCGGACGTACTCGTGCACGAAGCGACGTACGCAGCCAGCGAGTGGGAACGCGCGCAAAATCACCATCACTCGACAGCGACGGACGCAGCTCGAACTGCTGCAAACGCCGGGGTGAAGCAACTCGTGTTGACGCACGTGAGCGCGCGCTACGACGAAGAAGGAGAAGCGAAACTGCTGGCAGACGCGCAGGCTATTTTTCCCGCAACCACATTGGCACATGATCACTTGATCATCAACGTCCCTCGGTTGCCGGGATGA
- a CDS encoding phosphotransferase — MKLAARVGHGYGIDIVDWTPVKDVYRLRTREHGTLCLKPYDLPIEEVEFIAGVQDDVKRNGFQFVPYTFRTRSNRVGFKHNGNWYMLTRWVVGRTPSFRNENRLHQAVRTLAKFHDSAQNLSARQPPTKRIKTKGIKRRLEHESRKIEENYRGGCAEILKDLCAASLSHIESSKVKRAIRREVAVKAFVHGDYNYPNIVQDKQGRYHLIDFENTSLHVRMEDLAHLIHHNAAWQGERVVRIIDAYDRVRPMSDGDLQLLIALLYQPYPVFRAIQNGKQTQGLSCALLKQYLHRLQRI, encoded by the coding sequence ATGAAATTAGCTGCCAGGGTGGGACATGGGTACGGAATTGACATAGTGGATTGGACGCCGGTCAAGGACGTCTATCGACTTCGCACACGTGAGCACGGTACGCTCTGCTTGAAGCCGTATGATCTGCCTATCGAGGAAGTGGAGTTCATTGCGGGCGTTCAAGACGATGTCAAACGGAACGGATTTCAGTTTGTACCCTACACTTTCCGCACCAGGAGCAACCGTGTTGGGTTCAAGCATAACGGAAACTGGTACATGCTGACACGCTGGGTTGTCGGGCGTACCCCAAGTTTCCGCAACGAGAACCGTTTGCATCAGGCCGTTCGTACACTGGCAAAATTCCACGATAGCGCGCAAAACTTATCTGCACGCCAACCTCCTACGAAACGAATTAAGACCAAAGGAATCAAACGTCGACTTGAACACGAGTCCCGAAAGATAGAGGAAAACTATCGTGGCGGGTGTGCGGAAATCCTGAAGGATTTATGTGCAGCATCACTCAGTCACATCGAGTCTTCCAAGGTCAAACGAGCCATTCGCCGCGAAGTTGCAGTGAAGGCGTTTGTTCATGGTGACTACAATTATCCAAACATCGTTCAAGACAAGCAGGGTCGTTATCACCTTATTGATTTCGAAAACACATCTCTTCATGTTCGCATGGAAGACTTGGCGCATTTGATCCATCACAATGCCGCATGGCAGGGGGAAAGGGTTGTGCGGATAATAGACGCGTATGATCGGGTACGACCGATGAGTGATGGTGATCTGCAACTACTCATTGCTTTGCTATATCAACCATACCCAGTGTTTCGGGCCATCCAGAACGGGAAACAGACGCAAGGGTTGTCCTGCGCCCTTCTCAAGCAGTACTTGCATCGTCTGCAGCGGATATGA
- a CDS encoding YdeI/OmpD-associated family protein, whose product MTNSSRNPKVDEFLKKAKKWKEEYEKLRNIVLDCDLTEEFKWMHPCYTFEKKNIVLIHGFKEYCALLFHKGALLQDAHGILIQQTENVQAARQIRFTNVQEIVDMETILKAYIYEAIEVEKAGLEVNFKKTTEFIIPEELQNKFDEVAALKTAFEALTPGRQRAYILYFSQPKQSKTRESRVEKCVQQILDGKGLND is encoded by the coding sequence ATGACAAATAGTAGTAGGAATCCTAAGGTTGATGAATTTTTAAAGAAAGCTAAAAAGTGGAAAGAAGAATATGAGAAGCTGAGAAATATCGTTCTTGACTGTGATCTGACCGAAGAATTTAAGTGGATGCATCCTTGCTACACGTTTGAGAAAAAAAACATAGTTTTAATACATGGATTTAAGGAATATTGTGCGCTTCTGTTTCACAAAGGTGCCTTGTTACAGGATGCCCATGGGATTCTGATCCAACAAACGGAGAATGTACAGGCGGCGCGCCAGATTCGGTTCACCAATGTTCAAGAAATAGTTGACATGGAAACCATCTTGAAAGCCTATATTTATGAGGCCATTGAAGTTGAAAAAGCCGGCTTGGAAGTGAATTTTAAGAAGACGACAGAATTCATCATTCCTGAAGAACTTCAAAATAAATTCGATGAAGTTGCTGCCTTGAAAACTGCTTTTGAAGCATTGACGCCGGGACGGCAAAGAGCATACATTCTTTATTTTTCTCAACCCAAACAATCCAAAACTCGAGAGTCAAGAGTTGAAAAATGTGTGCAGCAAATTCTCGATGGAAAGGGATTAAATGATTAG
- the aroA gene encoding 3-phosphoshikimate 1-carboxyvinyltransferase, producing the protein MSSNHADFQARSPWALHDVSQARILPATGPIDADVVVPGSKSFTNRALIVAALAKGTSRLTGLLRSDDAYWCIEALKSLGVDVVVDGDNVTVRGINGRWPHQAGRVYTGAGGTTARFLTSALAAGEGKWTIEGSKRMNERPMGVLFETLQALGVGIHPLSERPDTLPIELDTKGLRGGRVQMSGAVSSQFISGALIGAPYAKDALTIEITDTIVQHAYVHITLDMMRAFGGNVEADEQLHEMTVSSTGYVGRDYDIEADASTACYFWAAAALTGGRVRVKNLTYSTRQPDVQFVDVLEQMGCSVDKSGQGIEVQGPRQLRGGQTISMKEMSDQTLTLAFLAPFADAPVNITEVEHIRHHESDRLAVICESLQKIGIRVDERPDGVTIYPGPAAGTLLSSHDDHRVAMAQSIMGLRVPGIVVDDPGCVSKTCPMFFEKLGEIGVQVELN; encoded by the coding sequence ATGTCTTCCAATCATGCAGATTTTCAGGCGAGATCGCCATGGGCGTTGCACGACGTCTCACAAGCACGGATTCTTCCAGCGACAGGGCCGATCGACGCCGACGTTGTTGTTCCTGGCAGCAAAAGTTTTACGAACCGGGCCCTCATCGTGGCCGCACTTGCCAAGGGGACATCGCGACTTACCGGGCTGCTCCGAAGCGACGACGCATACTGGTGTATTGAGGCGTTGAAGTCGCTTGGCGTCGATGTCGTCGTCGATGGCGACAATGTGACGGTGCGCGGGATAAATGGCCGTTGGCCGCATCAGGCTGGCCGGGTCTACACAGGTGCAGGGGGCACGACCGCGCGATTCCTTACGAGTGCGCTGGCTGCTGGCGAAGGCAAATGGACGATTGAGGGAAGCAAACGCATGAACGAGAGACCAATGGGTGTCCTGTTCGAGACCCTTCAGGCACTCGGTGTGGGCATACATCCACTGTCCGAGCGTCCTGATACGTTGCCGATTGAGTTGGACACGAAGGGCCTTCGTGGCGGCCGCGTGCAGATGTCGGGCGCTGTGTCCAGCCAGTTCATCAGTGGGGCGCTCATTGGTGCGCCGTATGCGAAAGATGCGTTAACCATAGAGATCACCGACACCATTGTCCAGCACGCGTATGTACATATCACCCTCGACATGATGCGAGCGTTTGGCGGGAATGTCGAGGCAGATGAACAATTGCACGAGATGACGGTGTCGTCGACGGGCTACGTGGGACGCGACTACGACATCGAAGCGGACGCGTCCACTGCCTGCTACTTCTGGGCGGCCGCCGCTTTGACTGGCGGCCGGGTCCGTGTGAAAAACTTAACCTACAGCACCAGGCAGCCGGATGTGCAGTTCGTTGACGTGCTCGAGCAAATGGGATGCAGCGTTGACAAATCTGGACAGGGAATTGAAGTGCAGGGCCCCAGGCAACTTCGCGGCGGGCAAACCATCAGCATGAAGGAAATGTCGGATCAGACGCTCACGCTCGCGTTCCTGGCACCGTTCGCCGATGCACCGGTGAACATCACGGAAGTCGAGCATATTCGGCACCACGAGTCGGATCGTTTGGCGGTCATTTGCGAGAGTTTGCAGAAAATCGGCATTCGTGTCGACGAGAGGCCGGACGGTGTGACCATTTACCCAGGGCCCGCAGCGGGGACACTCCTTTCATCCCACGACGATCACCGCGTCGCCATGGCCCAATCGATCATGGGACTGCGCGTACCGGGCATTGTCGTGGACGATCCCGGCTGTGTCTCAAAAACCTGCCCAATGTTCTTCGAGAAGCTGGGCGAGATCGGAGTACAGGTGGAACTCAACTGA